aatgatttaaaaatacaaaattatttaaatatttctgtgtacacataattctttataatattattttgccgCTACTCtcttaggaaaatttttagtgaatgcCAAGATCGAACTCGGCAAAATGCCACATACAAGTGTCCATGGTTAAATATATctttacacggtaaaaaaaattgagctgtgacagggatattattccttattatagctaaacatttagctgaaaacgaacgaaggaatttagaaagatttctggatcagcgaaaatgaatatccttgaccattttccatataccagggatatcgtatagtcaaacccttaataagtatagctataatagggatattaagaataggtgtatgaagcaattatcggaagagcgccggtgtattatgggagcagcgaaataaaatggcgacggtctaatcgggagcagtgacagttgagatttactttggacatattaaatggagtttatgatgacctccaacttgacctccaaatgcatttcACGGATTTCAGTGAAATTCATTTACACGACACCAGACGAAAgcttggctactgtaagttaaaatatttctataacaactaaattttttttctaatctgaagataatacaattttacctaatctgtcgaaaatagtaAACTTCCGAACTTagaaattttgtccaaattactgatttacgagaacaatttacataaagtaactaaatgtttaattcttctaactaaacgttttatctcatccaagcgtacactttctttgagtttaatatattctcgattcacttgtTCGGCTCACGAATTTTTTTCCCTTTACGAAGATCAGGAAGAATGGTCGGTGGATTCAATGTGTACAAGTATTCTATGAGTATTGCATCATTTAAATCTCCATTGTCACAATTTTCAACACTATCTAAACTTGCATAAATTCGTTCTGTGGTTTTGTCCAATAGCTCAACggttctttaatttctttcttcaaCAACAACATTTCGTACTGATAATATAGATGTCTTTGCTAGATCTGAAAATCTTCGATCCTTAATGAGTTTGTTAAACTTGATGACAAattaaaggtgaattttaaatttaaacttcccgggattttcgaaactgaacatttttttccataaGTTGGTAGTACTGTTAGTGACATCTGTGCCAAACTTCAcatcaaaatattcattagtgtTTGAGTTAAGCTTTTTTTTTGTgaggtattaaaatttaatcctgcgatttttacaatatctttatttattgaacaaataAGTTGCATTAAATTCTGTTTGTGGAATGAATTTTCGGCTGCGGAAACGTTGAGGATGCTGCAGAAAGCGTTTAGGGATCAGTCTTTGTCTTCCAAGAATGTTTACAAGTGGTACAATGAGTTTAAGTCAGGTCGCGAGagtgttgaaaaaaatgtggtGTCAAATCGGCGAAAATTATCAACTGATGAACATCACGTCAAGCAAGTCAAAGACATGGTGCTCAAAAATCGTCGATTGACGATTAGAGACGTCGCTGATAGTTTACAAATATCATTTGGATCGGTGCAAGCGATTTTGAAGAACGATTTGGGACTGAGAAGTGTCAAATCTCGATTGGTACCAAAAACACTCAATTTTCTCGACAAAGAGCGTCGTGTTAACATTTGTAAAACAATGCGATCATTTCGTCAAAACTTCAACAAATATCGTTCTGTAACCACCGTATTCACCTGATTTAGCTCCGTGTGACTTCTGGTTGTTCAGCAAACTCAAGAGACCGCTCCGGGTACACCGTTTTAACTCGATTGATTAGATAAAAACCGAATCGCTGAAATCTCTGAAGGTTATTCCGAAGGAGGACTTTGCCAAGTGTTTTGATGATTGGAAAATTTGTTGGCATAAGTTCATCGCGGTGGAAGGGGATCACTTCGAATGAGACGAAATAGATTTGGAACAATAagtaaggattttaaaagtaacaataaaattCACCTTTCAATTTGATCACAGTTATATATCATCAGTTGTAGTATCTATACATTTTTCTGGGGCTATTAAGGAATTATCGTTGTCATTTAAACTACCATCTCCAACACACAAGAAATACTTTGCGAATTCTGCTTCTTGTGGTAAAGTACGCATATTTTCTGCTAGTGAAAATACAGAGAAATTTTTCCACAGTGaactgaatttaattaataaatttactaaTTCATGCGAGTTGCATGAATTTTCACAGGTAGTCATTGCCTTAAATCTCCgccaagaatgataatttttctaccaagtgGGGAATCAACATTCATGAAGTCACGTAATGTTCGATCTACTAATTCCAAAGCATACCTAAATTATGTAGTGTAATATGTGACGATAACTGTCccttaaatacaataataaaatattgtccaaaaatacatttcatttttaTCTGTTGTACACTTCCAAATTTGTGTAgcatgtaaaattaaaatgaaacacacacacacacatataatatttaaaacataataagtAGATACTATTAACTTTTTACAACGTAAAACAGATTTAGCAGTTGCTTATAttactattaaatttgtttcttaaactaGAAAGAGAAGAAAGACAAATACGATTTGTTAACGATTTTGCGTgaaacatgaaataattttaatgtaatttcttatttgaatatttaatctgaattatatgaattatCATGTAAGGTTATAATACGcgtataagtttttatttttaaaaaatgtatcttataattataatcaataatgCTACTTCTAATTATTTAGTATGCAATAATAACTTataactcaaaaaaataaaatcttaaaatagcGCTGTTCCTGTTTCTTGTCAACACGAAAGAAAAAAGGAGTTAAGGCTATGTGACCGCAAccacaaaattttttgtaaatgaatgaGAAGTACTAATAAACGTTTGTCTTCTcctaaaatgttataattatgaaaaagcgataaaaaattttaaaaaaaaattcttgtaattgtAAACATGTAGGACCAGACAAACGTTTTTACTCGcttattgtttaatttctataattttcaattcgatattACGTTTCGTGAATTCCTAcagtataaaataattgtaactaCAGTTGATATTAAGATATGGTAAGTAGTATTATAGACGataacaatttttactttcaaatcatAAGTATAATCATTATTGctactttaaattatattgtatgaaatcataactatttaaaaaaaataaaattgaaggatAGCGCCGTTCCTGTTTCTTATAAGCATGGGAAAAAAGTAATGAAGGCCATTTGAGCGTAGCctcaaaaaatattgtcaaatttttttctcaaatccaatTTATGCTAACACATGTAGGACCAGGCTAACGTTTTCACTTGCttcatattttatttcaagaaatgttaCTTCTATATCGCATTTCGTGTGAacgtagttttttgtttaaacaaatgttagaGAAATTTTCGTAGCTGAGGTGATGAATGAAAGCAGTGCGTTAAAAAGATTGACGAATAGAAATCATGGCCAAGTCATACAATCTGGCAACCCTGAATGATGGCTCCTTAGTCCTTTAAGAAGTCGACCTGTGATTTTGTAAAGGCTCTTTCATACCTTACTACCCAGCTTGGGCTAGCACCGgcgatcaaattattatttttctattaaaaatcatttggCTTATTGACAATCTCGATACCGTGCACAAAGTCAAAATTCAAACGGACTTCTTTTTCTAACGTTTGGATCGAAGCCACACTGCAGTAACTGTATGTCGTTGAAAAAGCACGTCACTCGCCAACCCTGCACATACATGTCGGTGTCGGTGACATAAATAATTTACctattataatacaattaaaacatGAGAAAAATGTACAAAGACAATAAAATCATCAAAAAGGTGTACAACGatcaatttattatgtttttattcaagaattactTGGATAATTGATCATTTCTTACAATATCGATTTTCAAAGTTCCCGCTTACTGTATCTGcattcaaaccaaaatgagaagCCAATCAGGAATCAGGAAAATGCATTACGACTTTCGATATATTTCGAGTTCGActcattcatcttctttttatagTAGGAAAGTTCAAATCATCAGCAactttcatcacgtatctcgtgcttcgtattcaattttgtccaaaatgcaaacttttctacattacgttcaactctattatttcaaatgtatgttacaggcaaagtataAAATTCAGGCATgacatataatccctaggcattatatataatgcttgGCCACtgcaggcaaagtatataatcgaATACTTAATACATAATTNNNNNNNNNNNNNNNNNNNNNNNNNNNNNNNNNNNNNNNNNNNNNNNNNNNNNNNNNNNNNNNNNNNNNNNNNNNNNNNNNNNNNNNNNNNNNNNNNNNNtctagtcgggagtggtgctgactgaaaacagatgatttggagcgattcgcgcgccatctgttggtcattctaaggacttattgaactaccctcgtacgttcATCATATTTATCGAAGTCCCATTCCGATtcagaatttgttgaaatttttggggCTTTACGCTTAGGCATTTTTTATTgttgggtgtactcgaaaattctcgGAATGAAAATGCGGTGGCGGTGTGGTTTGAAGTCAGAGTGAAATAAAGATTacgaaataattggaaattttttattgaaaaactatgcaattttcggaaaaaatcttAGGAATAAAAAGTcattgtaatcagccaaggaatacgcctgaattatTCGAAAAGAGcatcatttattgtaaaaaaaaaatcatgaatgttttcacaaaaattttaccattaagaggccattttgaaaatactaagacgaaaaatcgatctttgaaccataaattttaaaagtttagacatttattccaccgttTAGTGGAGTCCAAGAATAATTACAGACTCGACAAACGTTGAAAAATGGatcacaaaaaaataggcacgaaaactcacgttttttttgtttaaagtgcattttggaataataattaaattttttgagaaattccaTTGGTAccatcggaaagaggagatcttaagcaaagaaaatatatatatctcAATTTTTTGTAGTGTCGAACAGTCTTTGTTATTGGCCTTCGAAGTGCAGTGTACCGGTCGTGACGTTTTGGCAGTTTAATggttaatatacatgtatagcaatgtgcgtgaaaactcaacgtgctttaatttctttaaatcttgtcaaatattctcaattaaattaataatctagaattcgttagccgaattgttatttattatgaaagtgcaatgtacgggtaaaactttttcctaatttcgctctaaatggtccaaatttaaggcgaagacagttaattgtaggttaggtctgttatttatttgccaaatgtaacttttcgacttaaaatcctattttatttcttattaacaaaaagaaggtatcatgttttattattcacAATCGAAGATTGCtgcaaaacttattttgaatttgtgaaaaattgaattgtctgatttttcttgtgagtgattaacatgaatgcatgtatatgaaatttaatatagtcgcccttaatggcgatttcatatgcttgatatattgattttaatacacatgggtatattaaatttagtgttatttttaacattgtgcCGACCCTTCTTTCACGCTCTTTTCGAGGCAAAAGTTTTGCTCCCCTCAAGAGCCATCCGCACGTGCTGTTTACCTTCGGCTCGTCGGGGTAAAGGTGACGACCGGTGACAAGTTGGTCACACGTACTGGGTCATGATCCACATACGTGTTCGCGAAAACTATACTACTCGGTGCAACAAGTGAGTGCATCAACACAGGCAAAGACATTTCAGCATTAATCACCAAAATGTTGTTAGAAATTTAGAGAACCCGCTCACGTCGAAACTCACTTTTTCGAGTTCCTAGCGAACATGTAGCATAATTAATTTCTCTACTCAAAGGCATCTGATTCACTTACAAAACCAAGCTTGGTTACACCCGTCTGAAAAATTATACACATGCTAAATCACAGAGTGAgcttcattttcaatccaaaaacgaCATTTTTCAATATAGGAAGTGCATCAAATGAAACTTTTCAGACTTTCCTTTGATGGATATTCAGACTCGAAATGTGCCTTTATGTCAGAATTAATTCACAAACAGATATGGAGAAGAAGTACATAgagaaagtaaaaagaaaaataatatgttttaagTCCATAACTATCATTTTCaggattaaaattctatttatcaactattttacaaatattctatAGAAAAAACTTGCTAAAAAggaaatcaaaatgataaatcattcCAAACTAGTTACGAATACATATCTCACAgagtacaaataataattgtacaaagcgaacattaaatttttcgcATTGCTATATATGCGAATATAGTAAAATATGGAAAGagcaaatttcatttgaattgaaTTGACATTTGTACaccttattaaaataataattaatcgaattaaattttagaatgttatatttctttttacacGGCATTGACGTAGAATTTAACagcatttatttacatttatttactttttcgatCATCCGACAGTACAATTATTcacggatttttatttttttaataccgtAAATCTTCCAATTAGAATGAGTAACTGAGGATACTTCAATCAGATTgaattaaacctttttatttaactacaaagattaatattttttgtctgacTTATTACTGGTTACTCAAAATAaggaacaatttatcttaataactgttttggataaaatgaaaattactaaaaaaaagcttcaaatattttatcaatcatttcttggtgggatacgtagtttttgttttatttgtaaaaaacagcattggaaataaaaaaatttaatttttggactaaTAGCACAAGTAGTTAATCCAAAAATGATATTTACACTTTTTAATGCACAATATATAGATAGGACAAATATATTCTCTTTTAATCgtcaaaaattagattaaaaataaagagattaaatttttggaataaacgacacaagaaacgaaaaaaatgaaattgcaaaaCTTCTTGAGCCAAAAAGTATCTACAAATCTgctataaacttttgttataaaaatatattcaaaatttgaaaaaacataactttttgaaaaatgacaaaagctaaaatattattattcaacaaaatgtttagtCTAAATTATATctgcaaattttcaaacataaaaatgcgTATCTttagtttgaatcgtaaaaaataaataaaaaataagcacaTGAGGTTTATGGCAAAGCGACACAAGGCACAATCAAATGTTTAATATTAACTGTTTTTTGATATGATGCCTACCTTTTCATACTTATAAAAATGAGacaatagaaacaattttttaatatcaatgcatattataaattggaataatataaatttattaaaatgctaTACATTTATCACGATAGCCGTGCATAACATTTGATGTAAAATAGGAAAACAATATTAgagtaatatttagaaataaaagttgCACATTATTATATATATTGCAGGTAAAGTATGTAATTcgggaattcaaaaaaaattttttaattctttttttgaaaaaaaatccactttggattgtctttagattttttttatatatatagttTACAATCTATGTTAAAAGCCCTGTAAAGTcaggatttttctaatttttaaacttatttttaactttttaattagtgtgagctaataattaattcaagcagacaaatataattattcatgCAACTGagtattattataaatgatattttcttcgaataatgctagaaaatttctgttttgtttttcttgaatattcaaccttTTGTCCACTTTTAAGTAGTTTAGTCTGTTTTCTtataaatactttattatttgattaaaaatagcaaaattaaatttcttcacttTATGATAAAAGAACGATGCTTAGGATAGATGGGGCAATACACATTTCATAtcatatatatgaattttaatgagtttAGCGTTTCaaatccctaaaaaattatttttgtttattaattttcttttaccataataaattgtatttttctaacCAACTGGAAATTATTTCGATAAGCCACAAAAAGTCCCGAATTTCCAATTTTgtcactaattattttttaaacaattactgtttgcttgaataatttttttctcacatgTAAGATGTAAAAAGTCATTGTTTTTCGCTATAAATCATACAGctgatgaatttcaataataatatttcaaagataacatatttgaaaattaattattttgaaaaaatttgtttgtttaaacaatttttcccgaTTTATTCTCAGGcgaatgacacaattaacgaatgataaaataaatttttttcaggatatttttttattatttaaacaatttttattcatttaaacaatttttttatcctatgaatcgtgaaatattttaatttaagttagaaatattattcttgaaatcaatcaacattatttacaaaaaaaactgatattttgcacTTTGTGGAACATTTCCGGACACAACACAAGGGGGTTGGGTGCGTCAACATTAAAAGTTATCAGGTACGAATTTTTCCTTGAATATTCCTTAAGAGGCGGTCAagcttaatttacaaaaagttaataaaatgtgcttttttcatttttccgaaagtcgaacactttttatttaaatccccataataatttcaaaagatcagGAGCAACAGTCAATGTTggccgatttgaaaaaaatatggaatttttttttccctaaaacaaacaaatttgggaAGGGAAAGCGGGTGATCGACTGccaaaaatcgaaattcaaatttgtacTGGTATAAATGTGGACACACTATTCTCGCACTAATTCAAgggctttttttgtaaatttgaaaacccttaaaaaatggcatttctaaaaatgtcaacaaaaaaaaaagaactttattgCTGAATCAAAAacggttaaaattatttttgagcgcTAGCTTGCAACGAATCTTCCAGAAAttgtattagattttaattttttttaaaaatcaagatctggtaaaaattttttattaaaaattgattatactatttaatatttctataataaaattaccattttatagATCGTAGTTTGCTACATGTGAACCAAATCTTTTGACCGTTCATGACATTTAGCAAGAAAAAGTGATGTCACTGAGGACAGTGTCTACGCAGTTGTTCCTTCTcatcaaatgaaaatgaaattacaaataacaataataataacaaataacgGTTATATACTTTGCCTGTCTCGTTCCGAGCATTATNNNNNNNNNNNNNNNNNNNNNNNNNNNNNNNNNNNNNNNNNNNNNNNNNNNNNNNNNNNNNNNNNNNNNNNNNNNNNNNNNNNNNNNNNNNNNNNNNNNNcttgaaaagcgattgaccaagtgtatagagctccaaggagattatgttgaaaaataaaaaaaaatatacccaaaaaaaattgtttttatacttcattctaagcacttattgaactaccctcgtatcatcatacctaatccagattactctggctctgatggagatgattcgtcagatgacgagaattcgggatcggaattttccGAATTTGCTCTGGCAATCTAGATGATCAAGTTTTTCTGTCTGGTGATGTAcgcaaaaaaatagtttcaatgtGACCTCTGTAGTTATGACTTACTTTGTATGATCCTCGcggatcattttttgcaaatttatgctTTTCTTTCACTCTGTCCTTACGTAAAGTGCCTGTTGATCGTAAACCACATTTATTCATGTGAATGAGTAAATCTGggctggtaaaaaaattattagccaTGATTAAATTATTACCATGAAAAACGTGATcaggttccaattgtttttgaaatgctgtgtaattatgaaaaatagatCTATATGACACATTCGGGCCGGAAAATTCCGATCCCGCATGCTCGCAATCTAacgaatcatctccatcagagccagagtaatcttgATTaagtatgatgatacgttcatcattttcatcggaatcccatttcGATTCAGAGTTTGTTGGAATATTTGGGGCTTTACGCTTAGGCACTTTTTGTTGTTGGatgtactcaaaaattttcggAATGAAAATGCGGTGGCGGTATGGTTTGAAGCCAGAGTGAAATAAAGATTACGGAATcattggtaattttttattaaaaaactatgcaCTTTTCGGAAAAATTCCCGAGCCAAGGAATACACGCCTGAATTATTCCagagttttgagaaaaattttgaattttgctcagaaataattattcagaataattacagactcgacaaactttgaaaaatggttcaaaaaataTAGGCACGAACAATCacgtttttttggtttaaactgcattttggaataataattaaattttttgaggaatttcattggtacCATcgaaaagaggagatcttaagcgaAGAAAATATATGTATCTCAATTTTTTGTAGTGTCGAACAGTCTTAATTATTGGCCTTCGAAGAGCAGTGTACTCGGCTGCTACAAATAGTTTATTGTTCAAATAAACCAGATATCTCAAATTTACATTCCAAAACtatattcaaacaaaacaaacCACGGTGTGCCTAAACGTATATTAAATGGAAGTGACAAGAGAggtattacattatttttgggTTTCGTTCTAGAATCTTTCAgaaacaatttccaacaaaaattaagatCGTTCTTAGAGccgttttttattttcgattttttaatgccatttttaagtaatttaaaaacaacactattaaaaatgtttggaattctgcAACACTTCTataatacaagcgtaaggtaaaaatGCAAACGTAGTATTGGAATGAAGAAAtagcaat
This DNA window, taken from Belonocnema kinseyi isolate 2016_QV_RU_SX_M_011 chromosome 9, B_treatae_v1, whole genome shotgun sequence, encodes the following:
- the LOC117180651 gene encoding protein GVQW3-like, which encodes MLQKAFRDQSLSSKNVYKWYNEFKSGRESVEKNVVSNRRKLSTDEHHVKQVKDMVLKNRRLTIRDVADSLQISFGSVQAILKNDLGLRSVKSRLLRVTSGCSANSRDRSGYTVLTRLIR